From a single Glycine soja cultivar W05 chromosome 19, ASM419377v2, whole genome shotgun sequence genomic region:
- the LOC114400425 gene encoding protein STRUBBELIG-RECEPTOR FAMILY 6-like isoform X3: protein MVEFQRLLVCITTCILCWMPNGATAATDPNDAAAVRFLFQNMNSPPQLGWPPNGDDPCGQSWKGITCSGNRVTEIKLSNLGLTGSLPYGLQVLTSLTYVDMSSNSLGGSIPYQLPPYLQHLNLAYNNITGTVPYSISNLTALTDLNFSHNQLQQGLGVDFLNLSTLSTLDLSFNFLTGDLPQTMSSLSRITTMNVENNNFTGWIPEQLKNINLQTGGNAWSSGPAPPPPPGTPPAPKSNQHHKSGGGSTTPSDTATGSSSIDEGKKSGTGGGAIAGIVISVIVVGAIVAFFLVKRKSKKSSSDLEKQDNQSFAPLPSNEVHEEKSMQTSSVTDLKTFDTSASINLKPPPIDRHKSFDDEEFSKRPTIVKKTVTAPANVKSYSIAELQIATGSFSVDHLVGEGSFGRVYRAQFDDGQVLAVKKIDSSILPNDLTDDFIQIISNISNLHHPNVTELVGYCSEYGQHLLVYEFHKNGSLHDFLHLSDEYSKPLIWNSRVKIALGTARALEYLHEVSSPSVVHKNIKSANILLDTELNPHLSDSGLASYIPNADQILNHNVGSGYDAPEVALSGQYTLKSDVYSFGVVMLELLSGRNPFDSSRPRSEQSLVRWATPQLHDIDALAKMVDPAMKGLYPVKSLSRFADVIALCVQPEPEFRPPMSEVVQALVRLVQRANMSKRTFSSSDHGGSQRGSDEPVLRDI from the exons ATGGTAGAGTTTCAAAGGTTGTTGGTGTGCATCACCACCTGCATTCTATGTTGGATGCCCAATGGTGCCACTGCCGCCACAGATCCAAATGATG CTGCTGCTGTgagatttttgtttcaaaatatgaaCTCACCACCCCAGCTAGGTTGGCCTCCTAATGGTGATGATCCATGTGGACAATCTTGGAAAGGCATTACTTGCTCTGGCAATCGTGTTACAGAGAT TAAGTTATCTAATCTTGGACTAACTGGATCGTTGCCTTATGGATTACAAGTCTTGACATCTTTGACCTACGT AGACATGAGTAGCAACAGTCTTGGTGGCAGCATACCGTACCAACTTCCTCCATATTTGCAGCACTT AAATCTTGCTTATAACAACATCACAGGGACAGTACCTTATTCGATTTCTAACTTGACTGCTCTTACTGACCT GAATTTTAGTCACAATCAGCTCCAGCAAGGACTGGGTGTTGACTTTCTTAATCTTTCTACTCTCTCCACATT GGATCTCTCTTTCAATTTTCTAACAGGTGACCTCCCTCAGACTATGAGCTCACTTTCACGCATAACCACCAT GAATgtggaaaataataattttactggATGGATACCAGAACAGTTGAAGAACATAAACCTACA GACCGGTGGTAATGCATGGAGCTCAGGGCCTGCACCCCCACCTCCTCCTGGGACACCTCCAGCACCTAAAAGCAACCAGCACCACAAGTCTGGTGGTGGAAGCACCACCCCCTCAGATACTGCCACTGGCAGCAGCTCAATTGACGAGGGAAAAAAATCTGGTACAGGAGGTGGTGCCATAGCCGGAATTGTGATCTCTGTCATAGTTGTGGGGGCAATAGTAGCATTCTTTCTGGTGAAGAGAAAATCCAAGAAGTCATCTTCTGATTTAGAAAAGCAGGATAATCAGTCCTTTGCTCCACTTCCTTCAAATGAAGTGCATG AAGAAAAGTCCATGCAAACTTCCTCTGTAACAGACTTGAAGACGTTTGATACTTCTGCCTCAATAAATCTTAAACCCCCACCTATTGACCGTCATAAAtcatttgatgatgaagaaTTCTCCAAGAGGCCCACAATTGTGAAGAAGACTGTAACAGCTCCTGCAAATGTGAAATCATATTCTATTGCTGAACTGCAGATTGCTACTGGCAGCTTCAGTGTGGATCACCTTGTTGGCGAGGGATCTTTTGGGCGTGTTTACCGTGCTCAATTTGATGATGGACAG GTTCTTGCAGTGAAGAAGATAGATTCATCTATCCTTCCCAATGATTTGACAGATGattttatacaaataatttCAAACATCTCCAATTTACATCATCCAAATGTGACAGAGCTTGTAGGTTATTGCTCAGAGTATGGACAACACCTCTTGGTCTATGAGTTTCATAAAAATGGATCACTGCATGACTTCCTTCACCTATCAGATGAATATAGTAAACCATTGATATGGAATTCCCGTGTCAAGATTGCTTTGGGGACTGCACGTGCTCTAGA gtACCTACATGAAGTTAGTTCGCCATCAGTTGTTCATAAGAATATTAAGTCAGCCAACATATTACTTGATACAGAACTTAATCCTCATCTTTCAGATAGTGGATTGGCAAGTTATATTCCAAATGCCGACCAG ATATTGAATCATAATGTTGGATCTGGATATGATGCACCTGAAGTTGCCTTGTCTGGTCAGTATACTTTGAAAAGTGATGTCTACAGCTTTGGAGTCGTCATGTTGGAACTTCTCAGTGGACGGAACCCTTTTGATAG CTCAAGGCCAAGATCTGAGCAGTCTTTGGTTCGATGGGCAACACCTCAACTCCATGATATTGATGCATTGGCTAAAATGGTTGATCCTGCAATGAAAGGGTTATATCCTGTTAAGTCTCTTTCTCGATTTGCCGATGTTATTGCTCTTTGCGTTCAG CCGGAGCCAGAATTCCGACCACCGATGTCAGAAGTGGTTCAAGCACTGGTGCGACTAGTGCAGCGAGCTAACATGAGCAAGCGAACATTTAGTAGTAGTGATCATGGAGGATCCCAACGAGGGAGTGATGAGCCAGTTCTACGAGACATCTAA
- the LOC114400425 gene encoding protein STRUBBELIG-RECEPTOR FAMILY 6-like isoform X1 encodes MVEFQRLLVCITTCILCWMPNGATAATDPNDAAAVRFLFQNMNSPPQLGWPPNGDDPCGQSWKGITCSGNRVTEIKLSNLGLTGSLPYGLQVLTSLTYVDMSSNSLGGSIPYQLPPYLQHLNLAYNNITGTVPYSISNLTALTDLNFSHNQLQQGLGVDFLNLSTLSTLDLSFNFLTGDLPQTMSSLSRITTMYLQNNQFTGTIDVLANLPLDNLNVENNNFTGWIPEQLKNINLQTGGNAWSSGPAPPPPPGTPPAPKSNQHHKSGGGSTTPSDTATGSSSIDEGKKSGTGGGAIAGIVISVIVVGAIVAFFLVKRKSKKSSSDLEKQDNQSFAPLPSNEVHEEKSMQTSSVTDLKTFDTSASINLKPPPIDRHKSFDDEEFSKRPTIVKKTVTAPANVKSYSIAELQIATGSFSVDHLVGEGSFGRVYRAQFDDGQVLAVKKIDSSILPNDLTDDFIQIISNISNLHHPNVTELVGYCSEYGQHLLVYEFHKNGSLHDFLHLSDEYSKPLIWNSRVKIALGTARALEYLHEVSSPSVVHKNIKSANILLDTELNPHLSDSGLASYIPNADQILNHNVGSGYDAPEVALSGQYTLKSDVYSFGVVMLELLSGRNPFDSSRPRSEQSLVRWATPQLHDIDALAKMVDPAMKGLYPVKSLSRFADVIALCVQPEPEFRPPMSEVVQALVRLVQRANMSKRTFSSSDHGGSQRGSDEPVLRDI; translated from the exons ATGGTAGAGTTTCAAAGGTTGTTGGTGTGCATCACCACCTGCATTCTATGTTGGATGCCCAATGGTGCCACTGCCGCCACAGATCCAAATGATG CTGCTGCTGTgagatttttgtttcaaaatatgaaCTCACCACCCCAGCTAGGTTGGCCTCCTAATGGTGATGATCCATGTGGACAATCTTGGAAAGGCATTACTTGCTCTGGCAATCGTGTTACAGAGAT TAAGTTATCTAATCTTGGACTAACTGGATCGTTGCCTTATGGATTACAAGTCTTGACATCTTTGACCTACGT AGACATGAGTAGCAACAGTCTTGGTGGCAGCATACCGTACCAACTTCCTCCATATTTGCAGCACTT AAATCTTGCTTATAACAACATCACAGGGACAGTACCTTATTCGATTTCTAACTTGACTGCTCTTACTGACCT GAATTTTAGTCACAATCAGCTCCAGCAAGGACTGGGTGTTGACTTTCTTAATCTTTCTACTCTCTCCACATT GGATCTCTCTTTCAATTTTCTAACAGGTGACCTCCCTCAGACTATGAGCTCACTTTCACGCATAACCACCAT GTATCTGCAAAATAACCAGTTTACAGGCACTATTGATGTCCTTGCTAATCTGCCTCTGGATAATCT GAATgtggaaaataataattttactggATGGATACCAGAACAGTTGAAGAACATAAACCTACA GACCGGTGGTAATGCATGGAGCTCAGGGCCTGCACCCCCACCTCCTCCTGGGACACCTCCAGCACCTAAAAGCAACCAGCACCACAAGTCTGGTGGTGGAAGCACCACCCCCTCAGATACTGCCACTGGCAGCAGCTCAATTGACGAGGGAAAAAAATCTGGTACAGGAGGTGGTGCCATAGCCGGAATTGTGATCTCTGTCATAGTTGTGGGGGCAATAGTAGCATTCTTTCTGGTGAAGAGAAAATCCAAGAAGTCATCTTCTGATTTAGAAAAGCAGGATAATCAGTCCTTTGCTCCACTTCCTTCAAATGAAGTGCATG AAGAAAAGTCCATGCAAACTTCCTCTGTAACAGACTTGAAGACGTTTGATACTTCTGCCTCAATAAATCTTAAACCCCCACCTATTGACCGTCATAAAtcatttgatgatgaagaaTTCTCCAAGAGGCCCACAATTGTGAAGAAGACTGTAACAGCTCCTGCAAATGTGAAATCATATTCTATTGCTGAACTGCAGATTGCTACTGGCAGCTTCAGTGTGGATCACCTTGTTGGCGAGGGATCTTTTGGGCGTGTTTACCGTGCTCAATTTGATGATGGACAG GTTCTTGCAGTGAAGAAGATAGATTCATCTATCCTTCCCAATGATTTGACAGATGattttatacaaataatttCAAACATCTCCAATTTACATCATCCAAATGTGACAGAGCTTGTAGGTTATTGCTCAGAGTATGGACAACACCTCTTGGTCTATGAGTTTCATAAAAATGGATCACTGCATGACTTCCTTCACCTATCAGATGAATATAGTAAACCATTGATATGGAATTCCCGTGTCAAGATTGCTTTGGGGACTGCACGTGCTCTAGA gtACCTACATGAAGTTAGTTCGCCATCAGTTGTTCATAAGAATATTAAGTCAGCCAACATATTACTTGATACAGAACTTAATCCTCATCTTTCAGATAGTGGATTGGCAAGTTATATTCCAAATGCCGACCAG ATATTGAATCATAATGTTGGATCTGGATATGATGCACCTGAAGTTGCCTTGTCTGGTCAGTATACTTTGAAAAGTGATGTCTACAGCTTTGGAGTCGTCATGTTGGAACTTCTCAGTGGACGGAACCCTTTTGATAG CTCAAGGCCAAGATCTGAGCAGTCTTTGGTTCGATGGGCAACACCTCAACTCCATGATATTGATGCATTGGCTAAAATGGTTGATCCTGCAATGAAAGGGTTATATCCTGTTAAGTCTCTTTCTCGATTTGCCGATGTTATTGCTCTTTGCGTTCAG CCGGAGCCAGAATTCCGACCACCGATGTCAGAAGTGGTTCAAGCACTGGTGCGACTAGTGCAGCGAGCTAACATGAGCAAGCGAACATTTAGTAGTAGTGATCATGGAGGATCCCAACGAGGGAGTGATGAGCCAGTTCTACGAGACATCTAA
- the LOC114400425 gene encoding protein STRUBBELIG-RECEPTOR FAMILY 6-like isoform X2, producing the protein MVPLPPQIQMMNFRVFDAAAAVRFLFQNMNSPPQLGWPPNGDDPCGQSWKGITCSGNRVTEIKLSNLGLTGSLPYGLQVLTSLTYVDMSSNSLGGSIPYQLPPYLQHLNLAYNNITGTVPYSISNLTALTDLNFSHNQLQQGLGVDFLNLSTLSTLDLSFNFLTGDLPQTMSSLSRITTMYLQNNQFTGTIDVLANLPLDNLNVENNNFTGWIPEQLKNINLQTGGNAWSSGPAPPPPPGTPPAPKSNQHHKSGGGSTTPSDTATGSSSIDEGKKSGTGGGAIAGIVISVIVVGAIVAFFLVKRKSKKSSSDLEKQDNQSFAPLPSNEVHEEKSMQTSSVTDLKTFDTSASINLKPPPIDRHKSFDDEEFSKRPTIVKKTVTAPANVKSYSIAELQIATGSFSVDHLVGEGSFGRVYRAQFDDGQVLAVKKIDSSILPNDLTDDFIQIISNISNLHHPNVTELVGYCSEYGQHLLVYEFHKNGSLHDFLHLSDEYSKPLIWNSRVKIALGTARALEYLHEVSSPSVVHKNIKSANILLDTELNPHLSDSGLASYIPNADQILNHNVGSGYDAPEVALSGQYTLKSDVYSFGVVMLELLSGRNPFDSSRPRSEQSLVRWATPQLHDIDALAKMVDPAMKGLYPVKSLSRFADVIALCVQPEPEFRPPMSEVVQALVRLVQRANMSKRTFSSSDHGGSQRGSDEPVLRDI; encoded by the exons ATGGTGCCACTGCCGCCACAGATCCAAATGATG aatttccgAGTGTTTGATGCAGCTGCTGCTGTgagatttttgtttcaaaatatgaaCTCACCACCCCAGCTAGGTTGGCCTCCTAATGGTGATGATCCATGTGGACAATCTTGGAAAGGCATTACTTGCTCTGGCAATCGTGTTACAGAGAT TAAGTTATCTAATCTTGGACTAACTGGATCGTTGCCTTATGGATTACAAGTCTTGACATCTTTGACCTACGT AGACATGAGTAGCAACAGTCTTGGTGGCAGCATACCGTACCAACTTCCTCCATATTTGCAGCACTT AAATCTTGCTTATAACAACATCACAGGGACAGTACCTTATTCGATTTCTAACTTGACTGCTCTTACTGACCT GAATTTTAGTCACAATCAGCTCCAGCAAGGACTGGGTGTTGACTTTCTTAATCTTTCTACTCTCTCCACATT GGATCTCTCTTTCAATTTTCTAACAGGTGACCTCCCTCAGACTATGAGCTCACTTTCACGCATAACCACCAT GTATCTGCAAAATAACCAGTTTACAGGCACTATTGATGTCCTTGCTAATCTGCCTCTGGATAATCT GAATgtggaaaataataattttactggATGGATACCAGAACAGTTGAAGAACATAAACCTACA GACCGGTGGTAATGCATGGAGCTCAGGGCCTGCACCCCCACCTCCTCCTGGGACACCTCCAGCACCTAAAAGCAACCAGCACCACAAGTCTGGTGGTGGAAGCACCACCCCCTCAGATACTGCCACTGGCAGCAGCTCAATTGACGAGGGAAAAAAATCTGGTACAGGAGGTGGTGCCATAGCCGGAATTGTGATCTCTGTCATAGTTGTGGGGGCAATAGTAGCATTCTTTCTGGTGAAGAGAAAATCCAAGAAGTCATCTTCTGATTTAGAAAAGCAGGATAATCAGTCCTTTGCTCCACTTCCTTCAAATGAAGTGCATG AAGAAAAGTCCATGCAAACTTCCTCTGTAACAGACTTGAAGACGTTTGATACTTCTGCCTCAATAAATCTTAAACCCCCACCTATTGACCGTCATAAAtcatttgatgatgaagaaTTCTCCAAGAGGCCCACAATTGTGAAGAAGACTGTAACAGCTCCTGCAAATGTGAAATCATATTCTATTGCTGAACTGCAGATTGCTACTGGCAGCTTCAGTGTGGATCACCTTGTTGGCGAGGGATCTTTTGGGCGTGTTTACCGTGCTCAATTTGATGATGGACAG GTTCTTGCAGTGAAGAAGATAGATTCATCTATCCTTCCCAATGATTTGACAGATGattttatacaaataatttCAAACATCTCCAATTTACATCATCCAAATGTGACAGAGCTTGTAGGTTATTGCTCAGAGTATGGACAACACCTCTTGGTCTATGAGTTTCATAAAAATGGATCACTGCATGACTTCCTTCACCTATCAGATGAATATAGTAAACCATTGATATGGAATTCCCGTGTCAAGATTGCTTTGGGGACTGCACGTGCTCTAGA gtACCTACATGAAGTTAGTTCGCCATCAGTTGTTCATAAGAATATTAAGTCAGCCAACATATTACTTGATACAGAACTTAATCCTCATCTTTCAGATAGTGGATTGGCAAGTTATATTCCAAATGCCGACCAG ATATTGAATCATAATGTTGGATCTGGATATGATGCACCTGAAGTTGCCTTGTCTGGTCAGTATACTTTGAAAAGTGATGTCTACAGCTTTGGAGTCGTCATGTTGGAACTTCTCAGTGGACGGAACCCTTTTGATAG CTCAAGGCCAAGATCTGAGCAGTCTTTGGTTCGATGGGCAACACCTCAACTCCATGATATTGATGCATTGGCTAAAATGGTTGATCCTGCAATGAAAGGGTTATATCCTGTTAAGTCTCTTTCTCGATTTGCCGATGTTATTGCTCTTTGCGTTCAG CCGGAGCCAGAATTCCGACCACCGATGTCAGAAGTGGTTCAAGCACTGGTGCGACTAGTGCAGCGAGCTAACATGAGCAAGCGAACATTTAGTAGTAGTGATCATGGAGGATCCCAACGAGGGAGTGATGAGCCAGTTCTACGAGACATCTAA
- the LOC114400427 gene encoding 26S proteasome regulatory subunit 7-like isoform X1, translating into MATEHEDDFKDEKNPRPLDEDDIALLKTYGLGPYSTSIKKVEKEIKDMAKKVNDLCGIKESDTGLAAPSQWDLVSDKQMMQEEQPLQVARCTKIINPNSEDAKYVINVKQIAKFVVGLGDKVSPTDIEEGMRVGVDRNKYQIQIPLPPKIDPSVTMMTVEEKPDVTYNDVGGCKEQIEKMREVVELPMLHPEKFVKLGIDPPKGVLCYGPPGTGKTLLARAVANRTDACFIRVIGSELVQKYVGEGARMVRELFQMARSKKACIVFFDEVDAIGGARFDDGVGGDNEVQRTMLEIVNQLDGFDARGNIKVLMATNRPDTLDPALLRPGRLDRKVEFGLPDLESRTQIFKIHTRTMNCERDIRFELLARLCPNSTGADIRSVCTEAGMYAIRARRKTVTEKDFLDAVNKVIKGYQKFSATPKYMVYN; encoded by the exons ATGGCTACTGAACATGAAGACGATTTCAAGGATGAGAAGAATCCCCGCCCCCTCGACGAGGATGACATCGCCCTTCTCAAAACCTAT GGTTTGGGGCCTTATTCCACAAGCATAAAAAAAGTCGAGAAGGAAATCAAAGACATGGCAAAAAAGGTCAATGATTTATGTG GTATCAAGGAGTCTGATACTGGTTTAGCTGCACCAAGCCAGTGGGATCTTGTTTCTGATAAACAAATGATGCAGGAGGAGCAGCCTCTTCAG GTAGCAAGGTGCACAAAGATCATAAATCCAAATTCAGAAGATGCCAAATATGTTATCAATGTGAAGCAGATTGCAAAG TTTGTCGTTGGGCTGGGTGATAAAGTTTCACCTACCGACATTGAGGAAGGGATGCGTGTTGG GGTTGATAGAAACAAATATCAGATTCAAATTCCACTGCCTCCAAAAATTGACCCTAGTGTTACCATGATGACAGTTGAAGAGAAGCCTGATGTGACATATAATGATGTTGGTGGTTGTAAGGAACAGATTGAAAAAATGCGAGAA GTTGTTGAGCTTCCCATGCTCCACCCAGAGAAATTCGTTAAGCTAGGAATTGATCCTCCAAAGGGTGTTCTTTGCTATGGTCCACCAGGGACTGGCAAAACACTTTTAGCTAGGGCTGTGGCTAATAGGACTGATGCTTGTTTTATAAGAGTTATTGGAAGTGAGCTAGTTCAGAAATATGTTGGTGAGGGTGCTCGAATGGTTCGTGAACTATTTCAG ATGGCCCGTTCAAAGAAGGCATGCATTGTGTTTTTCGATGAAGTTGATGCAATTGGGGGTGCACGGTTTGATGATGGTGTTGGCGGTGATAATGAGGTTCAGCGCACTATGCTTGAAATTGTGAATCAGCTTGATGGGTTTGATGCTCGTGGAAACATCAAAGTCTTGATGGCAACTAACAG GCCTGACACTCTGGATCCAGCACTACTACGACCTGGACGATTGGATCGTAAAGTTGAATTTGGCCTTCCTGATTTAGAGAGTAGGACTCAGATATTCAAGATACACACAAGAACCATGAACTGTGAAAGGGATATCCGCTTTGAACTTTTAGCTCGGCTTTGCCCAAATTCTACTG GAGCCGATATAAGGAGCGTTTGCACTGAAGCTGGTATGTATGCTATTCGAGCCAGAAGGAAGACCGTGACAGAGAAAGACTTCCTTGACGCAGTTAATAAAGTCATCAAAGGATACCAGAAGTTCAGTGCAACTCCAAAGTATATGGTCTACAACTGA
- the LOC114400427 gene encoding 26S proteasome regulatory subunit 7-like isoform X3: MATEHEDDFKDEKNPRPLDEDDIALLKTYGLGPYSTSIKKVEKEIKDMAKKVNDLCGIKESDTGLAAPSQWDLVSDKQMMQEEQPLQVARCTKIINPNSEDAKYVINVKQIAKFVVGLGDKVSPTDIEEGMRVGVDRNKYQIQIPLPPKIDPSVTMMTVEEKPDVTYNDVGGCKEQIEKMREVVELPMLHPEKFVKLGIDPPKGVLCYGPPGTGKTLLARAVANRTDACFIRVIGSELVQKYVGEGARMVRELFQMARSKKACIVFFDEVDAIGGARFDDGVGGDNEVQRTMLEIVNQLDGFDARGNIKVLMATNRPDTLDPALLRPGRLDRKVEFGLPDLESRTQIFKIHTRTMNCERDIRFELLARLCPNSTGYFLVLSRSRYKERLH; this comes from the exons ATGGCTACTGAACATGAAGACGATTTCAAGGATGAGAAGAATCCCCGCCCCCTCGACGAGGATGACATCGCCCTTCTCAAAACCTAT GGTTTGGGGCCTTATTCCACAAGCATAAAAAAAGTCGAGAAGGAAATCAAAGACATGGCAAAAAAGGTCAATGATTTATGTG GTATCAAGGAGTCTGATACTGGTTTAGCTGCACCAAGCCAGTGGGATCTTGTTTCTGATAAACAAATGATGCAGGAGGAGCAGCCTCTTCAG GTAGCAAGGTGCACAAAGATCATAAATCCAAATTCAGAAGATGCCAAATATGTTATCAATGTGAAGCAGATTGCAAAG TTTGTCGTTGGGCTGGGTGATAAAGTTTCACCTACCGACATTGAGGAAGGGATGCGTGTTGG GGTTGATAGAAACAAATATCAGATTCAAATTCCACTGCCTCCAAAAATTGACCCTAGTGTTACCATGATGACAGTTGAAGAGAAGCCTGATGTGACATATAATGATGTTGGTGGTTGTAAGGAACAGATTGAAAAAATGCGAGAA GTTGTTGAGCTTCCCATGCTCCACCCAGAGAAATTCGTTAAGCTAGGAATTGATCCTCCAAAGGGTGTTCTTTGCTATGGTCCACCAGGGACTGGCAAAACACTTTTAGCTAGGGCTGTGGCTAATAGGACTGATGCTTGTTTTATAAGAGTTATTGGAAGTGAGCTAGTTCAGAAATATGTTGGTGAGGGTGCTCGAATGGTTCGTGAACTATTTCAG ATGGCCCGTTCAAAGAAGGCATGCATTGTGTTTTTCGATGAAGTTGATGCAATTGGGGGTGCACGGTTTGATGATGGTGTTGGCGGTGATAATGAGGTTCAGCGCACTATGCTTGAAATTGTGAATCAGCTTGATGGGTTTGATGCTCGTGGAAACATCAAAGTCTTGATGGCAACTAACAG GCCTGACACTCTGGATCCAGCACTACTACGACCTGGACGATTGGATCGTAAAGTTGAATTTGGCCTTCCTGATTTAGAGAGTAGGACTCAGATATTCAAGATACACACAAGAACCATGAACTGTGAAAGGGATATCCGCTTTGAACTTTTAGCTCGGCTTTGCCCAAATTCTACTG GATACTTTTTGGTTCTCTCCAGGAGCCGATATAAGGAGCGTTTGCACTGA
- the LOC114400427 gene encoding 26S proteasome regulatory subunit 7-like isoform X2: MATEHEDDFKDEKNPRPLDEDDIALLKTYGLGPYSTSIKKVEKEIKDMAKKVNDLCGIKESDTGLAAPSQWDLVSDKQMMQEEQPLQVARCTKIINPNSEDAKYVINVKQIAKFVVGLGDKVSPTDIEEGMRVGVDRNKYQIQIPLPPKIDPSVTMMTVEEKPDVTYNDVGGCKEQIEKMREVVELPMLHPEKFVKLGIDPPKGVLCYGPPGTGKTLLARAVANRTDACFIRVIGSELVQKYVGEGARMVRELFQMARSKKACIVFFDEVDAIGGARFDDGVGGDNEVQRTMLEIVNQLDGFDARGNIKVLMATNRPDTLDPALLRPGRLDRKVEFGLPDLESRTQIFKIHTRTMNCERDIRFELLARLCPNSTAYGVVCFLPKTCSYFEGFLPFPFFPMTHD; the protein is encoded by the exons ATGGCTACTGAACATGAAGACGATTTCAAGGATGAGAAGAATCCCCGCCCCCTCGACGAGGATGACATCGCCCTTCTCAAAACCTAT GGTTTGGGGCCTTATTCCACAAGCATAAAAAAAGTCGAGAAGGAAATCAAAGACATGGCAAAAAAGGTCAATGATTTATGTG GTATCAAGGAGTCTGATACTGGTTTAGCTGCACCAAGCCAGTGGGATCTTGTTTCTGATAAACAAATGATGCAGGAGGAGCAGCCTCTTCAG GTAGCAAGGTGCACAAAGATCATAAATCCAAATTCAGAAGATGCCAAATATGTTATCAATGTGAAGCAGATTGCAAAG TTTGTCGTTGGGCTGGGTGATAAAGTTTCACCTACCGACATTGAGGAAGGGATGCGTGTTGG GGTTGATAGAAACAAATATCAGATTCAAATTCCACTGCCTCCAAAAATTGACCCTAGTGTTACCATGATGACAGTTGAAGAGAAGCCTGATGTGACATATAATGATGTTGGTGGTTGTAAGGAACAGATTGAAAAAATGCGAGAA GTTGTTGAGCTTCCCATGCTCCACCCAGAGAAATTCGTTAAGCTAGGAATTGATCCTCCAAAGGGTGTTCTTTGCTATGGTCCACCAGGGACTGGCAAAACACTTTTAGCTAGGGCTGTGGCTAATAGGACTGATGCTTGTTTTATAAGAGTTATTGGAAGTGAGCTAGTTCAGAAATATGTTGGTGAGGGTGCTCGAATGGTTCGTGAACTATTTCAG ATGGCCCGTTCAAAGAAGGCATGCATTGTGTTTTTCGATGAAGTTGATGCAATTGGGGGTGCACGGTTTGATGATGGTGTTGGCGGTGATAATGAGGTTCAGCGCACTATGCTTGAAATTGTGAATCAGCTTGATGGGTTTGATGCTCGTGGAAACATCAAAGTCTTGATGGCAACTAACAG GCCTGACACTCTGGATCCAGCACTACTACGACCTGGACGATTGGATCGTAAAGTTGAATTTGGCCTTCCTGATTTAGAGAGTAGGACTCAGATATTCAAGATACACACAAGAACCATGAACTGTGAAAGGGATATCCGCTTTGAACTTTTAGCTCGGCTTTGCCCAAATTCTACTG CATATGGTGTAGTATGCTTTCTGCCGAAAACTTGTTCCTATTTTGAGGGATTTCTGCCATTCCCTTTCTTCCCTATGACCCACGATTGA